CCGTTTTGATCAAAGGTCTTAAACGCCTTTCTCAGTTCATCTTTAAGAGCAACGGGTCCTGGCTCATCTGCGTATGCTTGTACAAATTCTTCATAAGTCAAAGTGCCATCTTCTAAAAATCGTGAAAATGATAATGTGTGAATTGATTTTCTAACCCAGCAAAATTTCaggatatgacatatatcaTAAAAAGAATCACTATGGTATTCATTCTTTCATTTTTTGGTCCAATTTTAGTTGCAAAtcattttttctctttattgTGAGTGTCAAAAATCACACAGACCACCGTTTTATCTATTGCATTCTCAAATGGTTGCTATGGGACACGTCGCTAAATTAAACCAACTTACTTCCACTATCTGCTTTATTCATAAACATTTCCATCTCTTTATCTGTCTTGGCATTGTTAAGGAGAGACAGTAAGAGTTTCAGTTCTTTAAGGTTCAGTGATTTGGTCCCATCCTCGTCTACAATGTCGAACTTAGACTTCACTTCTGGAAAGGTAAATGCCCATATGTAAGAAACCAATCGCCGGAAAGAATAGGATAATGAAAACCCAAATCGCTTTGGCAAATACTTATGTCTTTGTGAAAATAGCCAAACTTTTCTAACAATGCATTTAAAAGTTTCTCGTATACGGTTGATATGTTGTTCGGTCAACCATAGCTCCAACATCGAGTAAACTGACATAATTTTGTGAACCCTTTCACCACTGTAGACCACAATGGATTCGTTCAGATCAATTAAAGGTAAAGTCTACTAAAGTTACATAGGGATGAAAgagttaaatatgtaaaaatgagGTCTAATACAGATCCATCCAAATACATTACTTTGCCTAGATACTCACCCGCCTTCTGCTTGTCGTTTAACTTAGgctgaaaacataaaaaaaaagttttattagGTAGTGACAGTAACATCACACATTGTTGGTGACTTAGACTGAAAGTAAAGAAGATTAACATCTAAACATAGAAGATATCAGGAATCGTACGTGAGTGGATATATTTAGCGAACGACGTCTAACTTCGAAGCCATACAgtcgaccacagtgtaccgttattcgaaTATTTTGATTGACATCAAAGGATCGAGCTACCTGTCTCAGCCGTCAGGTTTGCTCTGCTGTTTGCTATACCaacaatgatagtaaccactaGAATGTCGAGGATGTAACTAGATATGCCACGAGCATATAGGTTAGTGACATACAGagattatttaacgagtttgaaaACTTTCATTATTCGTAATCATGAGTATAAGGCAACGCATGTAGGTAATGACGTTATGATTATACTGTTGTACATGACCGTACATAATGGTGTAACGAACCACTTGCGTGATAaactgtaagttataatatttCATGATAACAAAATCACTTAACCGATTAAAACTGGAGACAGACCTCATTTTTGATTCATTGCACAAAGAAACATGACAGAAAAGACAAGCTTAAATATCTTGAAACATGAACCCAGTTAGTCACCCGTTCCTTCCCTGGAAGGTATGTTTTTTGATTAACTATGGTCATTAGTTTGTCTATATTCGTTGATTAACTATGGTCATTAGTTTACTGCTGTCTATAATCGTTGGGTGTTCTCAGTCGatttataataacaataataaaaaggTATGAACAAAAGATCCGGCCTGTTAACTGGTTAATCTGATACATTGGGTATTTTGTAATTCTTGGCCTGTATATGAGTGTAATGATAGCTGGAGACTTACCCAGTACGCACACGACAGATAAATATAGCGATATTAGtgtaattaattagataataattGGCTTCGTTTCAGCTAAGATTTATACCAATGATCAAAGAGAACAGTTAATTCAGTGCACGCAGCTGTGTCTAATCTAGTTTCAAGAATAAGGAAAGCGGTCATTGAAAAACACTACTGGATATTggaagccgggttacataaaatttacacgggcatCATTATcatataccctcataacctcaacaaaaaacaaaaattatgttccttatatttacagtttttcatccatttttttctttctccctTCGTCGTCAACAAATTCGATTGATGTTTCCCGCCGCATTGCTACGCCAACGGCTTCTCACGTAACAACAGAATCGCCGCATGTGTTgaactatcattatacactgataatgttgatactagaaagcatggttattgagtccatgccagtgcaaactgtaaataaatgtctattttttcgttcaaaacaaattaatggaattttgcattcatatttgttttatgcgacaattaatacagttaCTTTGATAATAGGTATAAATCCACCACATGTTTTAAGAGGGGAGTAGGCAGGCAGTGGTTGAAATAGTACAGGTTCCAGAATTTAAACATGCGCACGAATTATTCATCGAGACAGTATTaccttttttttctctctcattgATGTTGAGATAGAATGGTTTGTTTATGTGTCGTTAGTGATATTTGTTATGACATTTAAACacttaaacaaataaaaaaataataataataataataagcgTTTATACAAAGAGTAATTCGTAAAATTTTCGATTCACATTTCCATTCTTTTTTA
The nucleotide sequence above comes from Argopecten irradians isolate NY chromosome 1, Ai_NY, whole genome shotgun sequence. Encoded proteins:
- the LOC138314458 gene encoding squidulin-like, which gives rise to MPKLNDKQKAEVKSKFDIVDEDGTKSLNLKELKLLLSLLNNAKTDKEMEMFMNKADSGKDGTLTYEEFVQAYADEPGPVALKDELRKAFKTFDQNGDGYLDSNEFRVIMMKKGSERLSETEFTDLMNLMDTDKDGKISVDEYINFICPAN